In Aerococcus loyolae, a genomic segment contains:
- a CDS encoding methionine ABC transporter ATP-binding protein — protein MTKPLVEIRHLQKNYGNFQVLSDINLTINEGDIYGLVGKSGAGKSTLLRCINGLESFDAGSIHVLDEDIQNLSGDSLRHLQKEIGMIFQQFELINRKTVRDNVALPLKLWHIEENEQRIQSLLDLVDMSDKADAYPSKLSGGQKQRVGIARALSLNPKILLSDEATSALDPSITRSIIDLLQEINQKLKLTIIVVTHEIDVVKKICNKIAILENGKIVAAGNTVDLFLDQPPALRRLMGLETEAEPAVEADRFEFKLVLRDVDQQKDLLSRIFSDLQIPYSIEDAHYEAINDRTTAYFKIQIASQHQSLLETYLKDKQIEWRV, from the coding sequence ATGACGAAGCCTTTAGTAGAGATCAGACATTTACAAAAAAACTACGGGAATTTTCAGGTGCTATCAGATATCAATCTAACCATCAATGAAGGCGATATCTATGGTCTCGTCGGAAAGAGTGGGGCTGGTAAATCCACTCTCCTGCGTTGCATTAATGGTTTGGAAAGTTTTGACGCAGGATCCATCCATGTTTTAGATGAAGATATTCAAAACCTATCCGGCGATTCACTGAGACATTTGCAAAAAGAAATTGGCATGATTTTTCAGCAATTTGAGCTCATTAATCGCAAAACCGTCCGTGATAATGTCGCCCTGCCTTTGAAATTATGGCATATCGAAGAGAATGAACAACGTATCCAAAGTTTGTTAGATTTAGTCGACATGTCTGATAAAGCGGACGCCTATCCCAGCAAACTATCCGGTGGGCAAAAACAGCGGGTCGGCATAGCCAGAGCCCTCTCTTTGAACCCTAAAATTCTTCTCTCTGACGAAGCGACTTCTGCTCTCGATCCCTCAATTACCCGCTCGATCATCGACCTCTTACAGGAGATTAACCAGAAGTTGAAGTTAACCATTATTGTGGTCACCCATGAAATCGACGTGGTGAAAAAGATATGCAATAAAATAGCCATTCTTGAAAATGGAAAGATTGTGGCTGCCGGGAATACGGTGGACTTGTTCCTTGACCAACCTCCCGCTTTACGGCGTTTAATGGGACTGGAAACGGAGGCTGAGCCAGCCGTTGAAGCGGATCGCTTTGAATTTAAGTTGGTTCTCCGTGATGTTGACCAGCAAAAAGATCTCTTATCACGAATATTCTCCGACTTACAGATCCCTTACAGTATTGAAGACGCCCATTATGAAGCGATTAATGACCGGACGACCGCTTATTTTAAAATTCAAATCGCTTCACAGCACCAATCCTTGTTAGAAACGTATTTGAAGGACAAGCAGATTGAATGGAGGGTATAA
- a CDS encoding MetQ/NlpA family ABC transporter substrate-binding protein — protein MKKIVLSVLAIAIVAAGFLFFSKQQDEKKVVLGVSGQSAGMVKYVEKALNEKGYKLELSVAESTIASNEGLMDGSVDVNIMQHEAYMNQFNKDRQANLVKAGKPLFEQFIGVYSKKHQSLDELPDGAKVAIQNDASNTQRALRVLEQAGLIEVKKDIPKGETLTPLDVTSNPHNLEFVELGGGTLIESLNDVDIAVFCGLAAHKAGFKTEDALYKFKPNDLKANALILATKDGNQDKEAIKIIHDAFESKESAELVKEVSGGTWFPYTGD, from the coding sequence ATGAAAAAAATTGTTTTATCAGTTCTTGCGATAGCCATCGTTGCTGCGGGTTTTCTATTCTTTTCCAAACAGCAGGATGAGAAGAAAGTCGTTCTCGGCGTCAGTGGGCAGAGTGCAGGAATGGTTAAATATGTTGAAAAAGCCTTGAATGAAAAGGGCTATAAGCTCGAACTGTCTGTGGCCGAGAGTACCATTGCAAGTAATGAAGGACTGATGGATGGGTCAGTCGATGTCAATATCATGCAACACGAAGCCTATATGAATCAATTTAACAAAGACCGCCAGGCCAACTTAGTCAAGGCCGGTAAACCGCTCTTTGAACAATTTATTGGTGTCTACAGTAAAAAGCATCAATCACTGGATGAGCTGCCTGATGGGGCCAAAGTCGCTATTCAAAATGATGCCTCCAATACTCAACGGGCCCTACGTGTCTTAGAACAAGCCGGATTAATTGAAGTCAAAAAAGATATTCCTAAAGGAGAAACCCTCACTCCGCTCGATGTGACCTCTAATCCACATAATCTTGAATTTGTGGAATTAGGTGGAGGCACCTTGATCGAGTCACTCAATGACGTGGATATTGCGGTATTTTGTGGGCTAGCGGCACATAAGGCCGGCTTTAAGACCGAAGATGCCCTGTATAAATTTAAACCTAATGATTTAAAGGCCAATGCCCTCATCCTAGCAACCAAGGACGGCAACCAAGATAAAGAAGCTATCAAGATTATCCATGATGCCTTTGAATCGAAGGAATCCGCTGAATTGGTCAAAGAGGTAAGTGGAGGGACCTGGTTCCCTTATACAGGTGATTAA
- a CDS encoding DUF6287 domain-containing protein yields MKKTHRLLAIPLLLTLLLTACQKDTEPSTATSQSQESVSSESSSEKEDNQAKESSQTSQAETTKSKTPEEVHQLYQGTLDWYQEIVQLAKNKEIQKANPGDAETSYVVSIINDSHGKDIQYSFYDINQDGQDELILRDKYAIIAIYSLQNDKPVLLKAGGVAGSGGERRILTIYDNGTFIYNNFHSPRPEAHATNYRITPEGQAEEVKKVDYDLQDTRDPAPLLGLDKEKELDIKTFDWQSLVPTPAKQESAPTTASDPVPRSNHQGLDIHQIQEGDFSTLVGTWRNGRGYEMTIDQNGQAGPNLRVSVAHAKVINNTLAGDLIANGPGSAALIIAPAGSQIGDANDSYTDASDHSRDRLIGVQDQSVIESPENFFYRVD; encoded by the coding sequence TTGAAGAAAACACACCGCCTACTTGCCATCCCCCTGCTACTGACCTTGCTTTTAACCGCTTGTCAGAAGGATACTGAGCCATCCACAGCGACGTCCCAAAGCCAGGAGTCGGTAAGTTCTGAAAGCAGCTCTGAGAAAGAAGACAATCAAGCAAAAGAAAGTAGCCAAACATCCCAAGCAGAAACGACTAAAAGTAAAACACCAGAAGAAGTTCATCAACTCTACCAAGGCACCTTGGACTGGTATCAAGAGATTGTACAGCTTGCTAAAAACAAAGAAATCCAAAAAGCGAACCCCGGTGACGCTGAGACTTCCTATGTGGTTTCCATTATTAACGATTCCCATGGCAAGGATATCCAATACAGCTTTTACGATATCAATCAGGACGGCCAGGATGAATTAATTCTTAGAGATAAGTACGCTATTATTGCTATTTATAGCTTACAAAATGATAAGCCTGTCCTGTTAAAGGCAGGCGGCGTTGCCGGTTCCGGTGGTGAACGTCGCATCCTGACGATCTATGACAACGGTACCTTTATCTACAATAACTTCCACTCGCCTAGACCGGAAGCCCACGCCACCAATTACCGAATTACCCCTGAGGGCCAAGCAGAAGAAGTGAAAAAGGTGGATTACGACTTACAGGATACCAGGGATCCCGCTCCCCTGCTCGGCTTAGACAAGGAAAAAGAACTGGATATCAAGACCTTCGATTGGCAAAGCTTAGTCCCAACACCAGCCAAGCAAGAATCCGCCCCGACAACGGCGAGTGATCCGGTTCCTCGCTCTAACCATCAAGGACTGGATATCCATCAAATCCAAGAAGGTGATTTTTCAACCTTGGTAGGGACTTGGCGCAATGGCAGGGGCTATGAAATGACTATTGATCAAAATGGCCAAGCCGGTCCTAACTTAAGGGTCAGTGTCGCCCATGCTAAAGTGATAAACAACACTTTAGCAGGTGATCTAATCGCTAATGGTCCCGGAAGTGCTGCTTTAATCATTGCTCCTGCAGGTAGTCAAATTGGGGATGCCAACGACTCCTATACCGATGCCTCCGACCACAGCCGTGATCGCTTGATAGGTGTACAGGATCAGAGTGTCATTGAGTCTCCAGAGAATTTCTTTTACCGGGTCGATTAA
- a CDS encoding OsmC family protein, whose translation MADQQFQAVVDVVNGMEVHSHVRDFTFVMDEPTSVGGTNKGMNPIEALLSALGGCKAIVIQVFARARKMKINKVSITVDGTLDPDGHSGKNPSAKVGLSKIKTTYHIEADNSPEEIQDFVDFVEKTCPVLDSIVNAPVMEVEID comes from the coding sequence ATGGCAGATCAACAATTTCAAGCAGTAGTTGATGTTGTTAATGGGATGGAAGTGCATAGTCATGTTAGAGACTTTACTTTTGTGATGGATGAACCGACATCTGTTGGAGGAACAAATAAAGGGATGAATCCAATCGAAGCGCTCTTATCCGCACTTGGTGGCTGTAAGGCGATTGTTATTCAAGTTTTTGCTCGCGCGCGTAAGATGAAGATTAATAAGGTATCTATTACGGTTGATGGGACGCTTGACCCTGATGGTCATAGTGGGAAAAACCCTTCCGCTAAGGTAGGTTTAAGTAAGATTAAAACCACCTATCACATTGAAGCCGATAATAGTCCAGAAGAAATTCAAGACTTTGTTGACTTTGTTGAAAAGACTTGCCCGGTCTTAGATTCTATTGTCAATGCGCCGGTGATGGAAGTGGAAATTGATTAA
- a CDS encoding cyclase family protein, whose translation MSQDLSQLLKAKRVDLSHKLHENIPLFNAFSPIQEKTLNTIEADGFYAKEYTLATSYGTHIDSPGHFSQGKRLLDGVGLDELILPLYVLHLEKEVAADPDFSVTKDVILDYEAEHGKIPAGTFVAFASDWSKRWDDPEAFYNEDENGQAHTPGWTVEALEFLAHERDVKAIGHENLDTDPGHIYHDQEALPGEFYWLDQDRYQVEVLNNLSALPTQGAVIVVAPLKVQGAPSFPARVYALVPEDE comes from the coding sequence ATGTCACAAGATCTATCCCAATTACTCAAGGCCAAACGTGTGGACCTCTCCCACAAATTGCATGAAAATATTCCTCTTTTCAATGCCTTTAGTCCTATCCAAGAGAAGACCCTAAATACCATTGAAGCGGACGGCTTTTACGCCAAGGAATACACCCTAGCCACTTCTTACGGGACCCATATCGATTCGCCCGGCCACTTTTCTCAAGGCAAGCGCCTCTTAGATGGGGTGGGCTTGGATGAACTCATCCTGCCTCTCTATGTCTTACACCTGGAAAAAGAAGTCGCAGCCGACCCCGACTTCTCCGTCACCAAAGACGTGATCCTAGACTACGAAGCCGAGCATGGCAAGATTCCCGCGGGAACCTTCGTGGCTTTTGCTAGCGACTGGTCCAAACGCTGGGACGACCCGGAAGCCTTCTATAATGAAGACGAAAACGGTCAAGCTCACACCCCAGGCTGGACAGTGGAAGCCTTAGAATTTCTCGCTCATGAACGCGACGTCAAAGCCATTGGCCATGAGAACCTGGATACCGATCCTGGTCATATCTACCATGACCAAGAAGCTCTACCCGGTGAATTCTACTGGCTGGACCAAGACCGCTACCAAGTCGAAGTCTTAAACAATCTCTCTGCCCTCCCTACCCAAGGAGCCGTCATTGTGGTCGCTCCCCTCAAGGTTCAAGGCGCCCCCAGCTTCCCGGCCCGGGTCTATGCCTTGGTTCCTGAGGACGAGTAA
- a CDS encoding type II toxin-antitoxin system Phd/YefM family antitoxin: MEITNYSDFRQNMKKYMDVINEDSVEYTVTSQNGNDVVVMSKSDFDSLMETYHLLSSRANRENLYQAMEELDQGDYEVEEI, translated from the coding sequence ATGGAAATTACTAATTATAGTGACTTTAGACAAAATATGAAAAAATATATGGATGTCATTAATGAAGACTCTGTCGAATATACGGTCACTTCACAAAACGGTAATGATGTCGTCGTCATGTCAAAATCGGATTTTGATAGCTTAATGGAAACCTACCATCTCCTTTCTAGTCGAGCCAATCGTGAAAACCTCTACCAAGCCATGGAAGAACTTGACCAGGGCGATTATGAAGTTGAGGAGATATAA
- a CDS encoding Txe/YoeB family addiction module toxin: MEVHWSKRAVIERDYWKAHDPKTYNKLYKLLRAIKEDPYQGLGKPEPLKYDLTGYWSRRLSRQVRLVYRIKASAIEVLSCKYHY; the protein is encoded by the coding sequence ATGGAAGTCCATTGGAGTAAGCGGGCGGTCATTGAAAGAGATTATTGGAAAGCTCATGACCCTAAAACCTACAACAAGCTCTATAAGCTTCTACGAGCGATTAAAGAAGATCCCTACCAGGGCTTAGGTAAACCGGAACCCCTTAAATATGATCTGACCGGTTACTGGTCCCGCAGACTAAGCAGACAGGTCCGCTTAGTCTACCGAATAAAGGCATCTGCTATTGAGGTCCTATCTTGTAAGTACCATTATTAA
- a CDS encoding CaiB/BaiF CoA transferase family protein, translated as MTETRKDLIPEYGPLHGVRILGLGSIVAMPHAGNLLADLGAEFIQIERPGTGDSLRMLAPFSKKTKVSNGWMQDARNRLSITLESNLNNAEAKEVFLDLIKEVDIFMDNMVWLKKLGIDDEEMLAANPKLVICHVSGFGQEAFGGAEGVSGRASFDMIGQAYGGFLNLNGEPDEAPMIVKPYLNDYVSALNATYGVLAAYIYAQKTGKGQVVDVAQYEAMARILSDTFVTYTENGEDKERTGNKTTAFQPYGLFFDKNGEYVVVGAFGRNVYNRFLEAVGFDKEYFAYEVAGNGVDAVMSERGQELDQKIKEWCSQRTAKEIEETLNAHRVPASKVNKASDALNSEHFKARNNFVTYTDQTSGEEVTAFGVVPHMSETPGKVWRGAPAMGQDNELIYGDLLGYSEEKIAELKEKGLI; from the coding sequence ATGACAGAAACACGTAAAGACTTAATTCCTGAATATGGTCCCTTACACGGGGTGAGAATCCTGGGTTTAGGGTCGATTGTGGCCATGCCGCATGCCGGAAACCTCTTAGCTGACTTAGGGGCGGAGTTTATCCAAATCGAACGCCCTGGCACCGGGGATTCCCTCAGAATGTTGGCACCATTTTCCAAAAAAACTAAGGTCTCCAACGGCTGGATGCAAGACGCCCGGAACCGTTTAAGTATTACCCTCGAATCTAACCTCAATAATGCAGAAGCTAAGGAAGTTTTCCTTGACTTGATCAAAGAAGTTGATATTTTCATGGACAATATGGTCTGGTTGAAGAAGTTGGGTATCGATGACGAGGAGATGTTAGCAGCTAACCCAAAACTAGTCATCTGCCACGTGTCTGGTTTCGGTCAAGAAGCCTTTGGTGGAGCGGAAGGCGTTTCTGGTCGGGCCTCCTTTGACATGATCGGTCAAGCCTATGGGGGATTCTTGAACCTAAACGGGGAACCGGATGAGGCACCAATGATCGTTAAACCTTACTTAAATGACTATGTGTCAGCTTTAAACGCGACTTATGGGGTACTCGCTGCCTATATCTACGCCCAAAAGACCGGCAAAGGCCAAGTGGTCGACGTGGCTCAATATGAAGCCATGGCCCGAATCCTCTCAGACACCTTCGTTACCTACACTGAAAATGGGGAAGATAAGGAACGGACCGGCAACAAGACCACAGCCTTCCAACCTTACGGGCTCTTCTTTGACAAGAATGGCGAATACGTGGTGGTTGGTGCCTTTGGACGCAACGTTTACAATCGTTTCCTGGAAGCAGTTGGTTTTGACAAGGAATACTTCGCCTATGAAGTAGCAGGAAACGGAGTCGACGCCGTGATGTCCGAACGTGGTCAAGAGTTAGACCAAAAGATCAAGGAGTGGTGTAGCCAACGGACCGCTAAAGAAATTGAAGAAACTCTGAACGCTCATCGGGTACCCGCTTCCAAGGTCAATAAAGCATCAGATGCCTTGAATTCCGAACACTTCAAGGCTCGTAACAACTTCGTCACCTATACTGACCAAACAAGTGGTGAAGAAGTTACTGCCTTCGGGGTAGTGCCGCATATGAGCGAAACCCCAGGGAAAGTATGGCGCGGGGCTCCAGCCATGGGTCAAGACAATGAATTAATCTATGGCGACCTGCTCGGTTACTCTGAAGAGAAGATTGCTGAACTCAAAGAAAAAGGCCTAATCTAG
- a CDS encoding NAD(P)H-dependent flavin oxidoreductase has protein sequence MTDVCHMLNIKYPIFCGAMGGISRPELVAAVSNAGGMGILMTAGMKDEAKIREAVQKTRELTDKPFGANVAIISGNAKEVLEVLIDEGVKFFTTGAGDPIPFIDMIHEADAKIFPVVPSARVARKVEDAGADGVVVEGMEAGGHVGQATTMTLTRQAVEAVDHVPVIAAGGIADGHGLAAAYALGADGVQVGTVLVASTEAPIHDNYKQAIVDANDTATFVSGSMTGAPIRIEKNAAAKKHHDMDMDPEVDVKGIEAYTIPSLTKAAADGDVKDEIVTYGQIAGLVHEVRPVKDIIESIFQEANEVIDALADKKI, from the coding sequence ATGACCGATGTATGTCACATGTTAAATATTAAATACCCTATCTTTTGTGGAGCGATGGGAGGAATTTCCCGTCCAGAATTGGTTGCTGCTGTGTCTAATGCTGGTGGGATGGGCATCTTGATGACCGCAGGCATGAAAGACGAAGCCAAGATTCGTGAAGCCGTGCAAAAAACTCGGGAATTAACCGATAAACCTTTTGGGGCTAACGTGGCCATTATTTCCGGTAATGCCAAAGAAGTTCTCGAAGTCTTAATTGACGAAGGCGTGAAATTCTTTACGACCGGTGCTGGTGACCCCATCCCATTCATTGATATGATCCATGAAGCGGACGCTAAGATCTTCCCAGTAGTCCCTAGTGCTCGCGTTGCCCGTAAGGTGGAAGACGCTGGCGCTGACGGGGTAGTCGTTGAAGGGATGGAAGCAGGTGGCCACGTGGGTCAAGCCACGACCATGACCCTGACCCGGCAAGCGGTGGAAGCAGTCGACCATGTGCCGGTGATCGCTGCTGGTGGGATTGCAGACGGCCACGGTTTAGCCGCTGCCTATGCCCTCGGAGCTGACGGCGTCCAAGTGGGGACGGTTCTAGTTGCCTCTACCGAAGCGCCTATTCACGACAACTACAAACAAGCCATCGTTGATGCTAACGATACCGCCACCTTTGTGTCTGGTTCGATGACTGGAGCACCTATCCGGATTGAAAAGAACGCCGCCGCTAAAAAACACCATGACATGGACATGGACCCTGAAGTGGATGTCAAAGGCATTGAAGCCTACACCATCCCTTCCCTGACTAAGGCTGCCGCTGATGGGGATGTGAAGGATGAAATCGTAACCTACGGACAAATTGCTGGCTTGGTCCATGAAGTGCGTCCGGTAAAAGACATCATTGAATCCATCTTCCAAGAAGCCAATGAAGTGATTGACGCCTTAGCGGATAAGAAAATTTAA
- a CDS encoding enoyl-CoA hydratase/isomerase family protein, giving the protein MFDNLLYEIDHQVAAITMNRPDSANGMDQGMIRDLVAAFRQVETEPDVRVVVLRAKGKLFSGGGDMEWMSQMVDQGQTFDASDIYRANEIAQAIRNVSKPVLAAVHGTVAGGAAGVIMACDFRVMSDQAKIVPAFSNIGLSGDSGLIYSLMLSLGFSRTYEIMALGQVISAQDAKDWGLVTRLASPENFEATVNDFIDLLLNRPTLALARQKAAMNAFFYQDLAKFGLSEAVNIPYLSGTEDFKQAIKGFVNKEAVDFQGK; this is encoded by the coding sequence ATGTTTGATAATTTACTTTATGAAATTGATCACCAAGTCGCGGCCATTACCATGAACCGTCCCGACTCTGCCAATGGCATGGACCAGGGGATGATCAGGGACTTAGTGGCCGCCTTTCGCCAGGTAGAGACCGAGCCGGATGTCCGGGTGGTTGTTCTCCGGGCCAAGGGCAAGCTGTTTTCTGGTGGGGGTGACATGGAGTGGATGAGTCAGATGGTGGACCAAGGGCAGACCTTTGACGCTAGTGATATCTACCGAGCCAACGAAATTGCCCAGGCGATCCGGAATGTCTCTAAGCCCGTTCTGGCCGCGGTTCATGGGACCGTGGCGGGAGGAGCTGCTGGGGTGATTATGGCTTGTGACTTCCGGGTGATGAGCGATCAGGCTAAGATCGTGCCCGCCTTTTCCAATATTGGTTTAAGCGGCGATAGTGGCTTGATCTATTCCTTGATGCTGTCGCTAGGCTTTAGCCGAACCTATGAAATAATGGCATTGGGCCAAGTGATTAGCGCCCAAGACGCCAAGGATTGGGGCCTAGTCACCCGCTTAGCTTCTCCAGAAAATTTTGAAGCGACAGTTAATGACTTTATCGACTTATTACTGAACCGACCCACCCTAGCCTTGGCCAGACAAAAAGCGGCCATGAATGCATTTTTCTACCAAGACTTGGCCAAATTTGGCCTCAGTGAAGCCGTCAATATCCCTTATCTTTCCGGGACTGAGGACTTCAAGCAAGCTATTAAGGGCTTTGTGAATAAGGAAGCTGTCGATTTCCAAGGCAAGTAG
- a CDS encoding LysR family transcriptional regulator translates to MKELNWQHLIYFIKVVECESLTKAAAQLYLSPSTLSKAIAKLERKLRIPLIVKSGRDIQVTYAGRKLAQRLVQGMTYISDSIKEIQEELAQNTASLSLASSNLFSTTYFVIPELLKAFKDHFPQSAINYTEVLSQEVVMGVMDGSYDLACLSGEEFDPAFPGLNSIRLLKEPLGILVPKDHPLAYDDAITFKQIQGETFFRTYDSEHLRRLAMEKYGRSTGDIHYNDIHIRHKVMNDASIISLVQSGFGISLTTKSASRSYPQVKYLEVKDMELYRETYLIYKAKAQLSQAAQDFIQLFSQEKGPLFQSINHEKSAD, encoded by the coding sequence ATGAAGGAACTCAACTGGCAACACCTGATTTACTTTATCAAGGTGGTCGAATGTGAAAGTTTGACTAAAGCCGCTGCCCAACTCTACCTGTCACCCTCCACCCTTTCCAAGGCCATCGCCAAATTGGAAAGAAAGCTCCGCATCCCGCTGATTGTCAAATCGGGTCGCGACATCCAAGTGACCTATGCCGGTCGCAAACTCGCCCAGCGCCTCGTTCAAGGGATGACTTACATCAGCGATAGTATTAAGGAGATCCAAGAAGAACTGGCCCAAAACACCGCTAGCCTCTCCCTGGCTTCTTCCAATCTCTTTTCCACCACCTACTTTGTCATCCCAGAATTGCTCAAAGCCTTTAAGGACCACTTTCCCCAAAGCGCCATCAACTATACTGAAGTCCTTAGTCAAGAAGTAGTCATGGGGGTAATGGACGGCAGCTACGACCTGGCCTGCCTCAGTGGCGAGGAATTCGACCCTGCCTTTCCCGGTTTAAACAGTATCCGCCTGCTCAAAGAGCCCTTAGGCATCCTAGTCCCCAAAGACCACCCCTTGGCCTATGACGACGCCATCACTTTTAAGCAAATTCAAGGGGAGACTTTCTTTCGCACCTATGACTCCGAACACCTGCGCCGACTAGCCATGGAAAAATACGGGCGTTCTACCGGAGATATTCATTACAACGACATCCATATCCGCCACAAGGTCATGAATGACGCCTCGATCATTTCCCTGGTCCAATCCGGTTTTGGCATTAGTCTGACCACTAAAAGCGCCAGTCGATCCTATCCCCAAGTCAAATACCTGGAAGTGAAGGACATGGAGCTCTACCGGGAGACTTATCTGATCTACAAGGCCAAGGCCCAGCTCAGCCAAGCAGCCCAAGATTTCATCCAGCTCTTCAGCCAAGAAAAAGGCCCCCTCTTTCAGTCCATTAACCATGAAAAAAGCGCTGACTAG
- a CDS encoding inositol monophosphatase family protein, protein MDNQAIAEFILGWAQEARKLVQAGVDQDLGVKEKTGARDLVTVLDGELERFYRQKINQYFPHDRILGEEGQGDQAQSLKGAVWIIDPIDGTLNFVKQRAHYVTMLARYLDGVGQLGLIYGLDSGQSLLALAGEGVYLNGKALDLTKQKAMTESSLDQVLMSTEALPLDGDLGLYQLSKASLGLRIFGCAGLDVVHLALGRTGLYLNHLYPWDNAVALILADLCGFRVTDFKGQPLNLLDRQYVVMAYPKIHAQVLNYLKDRL, encoded by the coding sequence ATGGACAATCAGGCTATTGCTGAATTCATATTGGGCTGGGCCCAAGAAGCCCGCAAGCTGGTCCAAGCGGGTGTAGACCAGGACTTAGGGGTGAAGGAAAAGACCGGGGCCCGCGACTTAGTGACGGTTTTAGACGGTGAACTGGAACGTTTTTACCGCCAGAAAATTAATCAGTATTTCCCTCATGACCGTATTCTTGGCGAAGAAGGCCAGGGCGACCAAGCCCAGTCGCTTAAGGGGGCGGTCTGGATTATTGATCCTATTGATGGAACACTCAACTTTGTCAAGCAGCGGGCCCACTATGTGACTATGCTGGCTCGCTATCTGGATGGGGTCGGCCAGCTGGGCTTGATTTATGGCTTGGACTCGGGTCAGTCGCTCTTGGCCTTGGCTGGGGAAGGGGTCTATTTGAATGGCAAGGCTCTTGACCTTACTAAGCAAAAAGCGATGACTGAATCCAGCTTAGACCAGGTTCTTATGTCGACTGAGGCTCTACCCTTAGATGGGGACTTGGGGCTCTATCAGCTGTCTAAGGCCAGTCTAGGCTTACGGATTTTTGGTTGTGCAGGTTTAGATGTGGTTCACTTAGCCCTGGGACGGACCGGTCTCTACCTTAACCACCTTTACCCATGGGACAATGCGGTGGCCTTGATCCTAGCTGATCTTTGCGGCTTTAGGGTGACTGACTTTAAGGGTCAGCCTCTGAACTTACTTGACCGCCAGTATGTCGTCATGGCTTATCCTAAAATTCATGCCCAGGTTCTCAATTATCTCAAGGACCGGCTTTAA
- a CDS encoding thioredoxin family protein, giving the protein MIKELEKDTFKEDLQKGTVLVDFYSKTCGPCKMLSFILDDVDKTKGDDLSIIKISFEENPDLVEEYGVEGYPTLIAFKDGEEVSRKAGLQQKPVILKMIESAE; this is encoded by the coding sequence GTGATCAAAGAATTAGAAAAAGATACGTTCAAAGAAGATTTACAAAAGGGGACCGTCTTGGTGGATTTCTATTCCAAAACCTGTGGCCCCTGCAAGATGTTATCCTTCATCTTAGACGATGTGGACAAAACCAAGGGCGATGACCTATCCATCATCAAGATTTCCTTTGAAGAAAACCCTGACTTAGTTGAAGAATACGGCGTCGAAGGCTATCCTACCTTGATCGCCTTTAAGGACGGGGAAGAAGTCAGCCGTAAAGCCGGCCTCCAACAAAAACCTGTCATCCTAAAAATGATCGAATCCGCTGAATAG